The genomic interval AAAGGTCAACCGCACCAACATCACCACCACAGTCAGCGTCatttagatgaaaaggAGAGTAAACAGAGGATGCCATCGACTTCTGCTCATACCAATTCTACTAATAGCGCGACTACTACCTCATCTGCAGGAACAAGTGATTCCAGTCCCTGGTCATCATCTGATCAACCTAGAAAAGCGGCTTCGTCAACCACATCCGGTGAAGACATTGTCCATTACAACAGTGATAACATGAATGTCACTCAACTCTCTGCGCCTAAATTTAGACAAGGAAAAGCTTGGAATGGTGTACCTGATGAAGCTGTTGCCATGATTATACCTCTTGAAGACTTGGGTGCCCGATCACCTTCAATCGACAAACATCCGTATTTCCTTCAAGGAACAGCCTCTAAACAAGCTTTACTGGTTTGGTATGTCCCCTTCAATGCTGAACATGACGATTATGATCAAGCACAACAACCCAGATCATCAGCCGCATCTATCTCTGATcaaccatcttcttcttcctctcaAAATCcgtcttcctcttctttcgCTCCTGGATCCACTCCTAATACCTCAGCACCAGTAGGATCTTTACCGAAATTCCAAAAATTGCTTCGAAGACGAGCGAGCAGAGAAAATAACTCGTTTAGAAAGGATTCAAACACTTCGAAAGATCACTCACACACCCCTATTGCCCATGTAGGCTCGTCAGCTGTCAACGGGGGAAAGTTGCCATCGTCCGTTGCAAAGAATGGTGAACTTGCTTTACCACCACTACCTTTTAGATCGTTTAGAGTTGTGGCTAGAGTAATCGGTATACAAGATTTGAAGTCTGAAATCGAACCGGAAATAGGAAATGAAGTACCAAGTCAAATAGGAAATGGCAATACTTTCACGGTTTCACCATTcgataaagataaaaatgaatattcCAATTTGGCAACATCTGATGATAAtgagaaggaaaagaatccatttgatataaatgaaatctcaccatttgaaaaagatgcAAAAACAGTACAAGTTTCAACAACAGGTAAAACTATGCCAACTGTAATAGCTGTTTGTCATTCGAGGTCACAAGGTGTTGAGTTTGTTTTAGAAGGTCTAGATAGATTAGGATTATgtaaaggtgaatcagCATGGGGACCAACAGGATATGAAGAATGGAGAGGAACTGGATTAAGTGAAAAAGGTAgagaattattagatataCTTTGGGCAGGTTGTACAGGTGTAATGGGTTTATCAGCTTTATGAGGTTGAGAgttgttttctttttaattGTTATATTTTTCCATATatataattcttcttcacaatTATGTTGTAAAAACAAACTGTTTGCctaattttgattcattTTATAACCAGTATGATCAAATACGATTTTTTTAATGGTTTTTATATATTTACCTCACATTCTCATTTTCATTGGATTCGATATcgaaatcgaaatcaaatcaatgCATTAGATCTCACGTCATGATTGAAAGAGCCAAAAGCATATAATGATCTGTGTAAAATTACAAGCGAGTTTGTTTGCtttgaattataaataTATTTATTATCTTGGACTGAAAATGGCCACTATTACCTTTACGTATTCTTTTCAGGTTCACAAAGGGGTTTTTAATTCTTGCTTCTgatgtcatcatcattgcTTTGTTTACTATAATTCTTTATATATCGAAAcagttttcttttttacaCTTTCTCACGAATCATCCGACTACATTATGACTACCACTAACTTAAAAAGACCTTCATCTCCGGTGGAAGATAATCAAGTAGAATCATCAACTAAGAAAATCCGAtcctcttcaccttcttctcaattACCTTGTGATTCTTCAActataaattcaaattcagagGTAGCTAcagattcaaattcaaaaaaaatatcaatacatGAATGGCTTCATCCAAATGATgaacaaataaatcaaacaaTTATTACACATTCACCATTATTACATGAATCTAGTTCAACTTTTATAACATTTACATTAAgttttttacctttttccaatcaaattaaacaaatttcaacattagaaaaagaatgtAAAAGAATTATAAGAGAATTAAATgttataaatttaataaatgaattaattttttctcaagataatcaaaatcaaggtgcatttgaaaaaaaaaacttaataattttaacgaaaaatggaaaagaaaaaattagaGAACCTGATCATAGAATTTGGGCATGTCGTACTTTAATTTTAAGACAAGGTAAAGATGGTacaaaaggtgaagatgattatCAAGTAAGTTAtttaaatttcatttttcatttttcatttttctttttttaaaaaaaaagattaaattgattaaattaaaaaaaaaattaaaagtaaattttgggatatatataattgatttatattttatgTTATTTAGTTACATGAAgcttcttttgatgataatgaaaaatatgGTGGTCAAACTATACTTCGTGCATTAAGAGAAAATAAAGGAATTGATGTATTAAGTGTATGTTGTAGATGGGTAAGTTAATTCAATctaatttgaaatttaaaatatgaataataTGATTTGACTGATTATTTTTTGGTGTAATAGTATGGAGGTGATATGATAGGAGTGAGTTTATATCTAACAAAAATCACACTTTGATTCTATAAAGGCTAATTTGAAACAAACAATCTAGCCAATTCGATTTCAACATATTACAACAACTGTTATAACTTCACTTAAATCAACTTTGAAACTTATGAATTTAAGAGATTTAAGAATTAATATTGAATctttagatgaagagataattcatttaagATCAAAACTTTCATCGATTAGTGAAAATTTTACAAGTTCTCAATCACAATCTACAATccaaaatggaaaaggaaaatatgatgaaattgatgatgaaaagaaattagaaagACTTGTAATTGCTAGAGAAAAGACTAAAGATGCtttagaaaagaaattggcTAATCAAGGAACATGATTTATTGGAGAATTGTTCTTCGTATAATATATTGTTATGTTATTTAACAGAAGTTGTTTCTGTTGAGATCAAGATAAGCTAGAGCCAGACTCGGCAAGCAAATTTAGTATGTCTCGAATACAGAAGCTTCACTTATCCGTTCTGTATAGCTAGATCATGTCGATCAAGGTTAGCGACTTGACGCCGAGATGGAAAGGGGAATGTCATTAATGCATATGCaatattattgatttttatttttttgtCCACTTCTTGACCGTATCATATACAGACAACTTCTCATAGTCCGCTATCAGTCGTTCGATCCGAGTTTACTCGTTAATCTTGGCGAGGATCTCGGCATCCTTGAAGAGGTGATACTCCTATATAGCAAGAAGCAGAGTCAGCAAAAATAAAACGGTCATGACTCCCATAAACGACTTCGGCATAGTTGACAGTATAATGGTATCCGATCGTAAAGATAATGATCTGGTGAAAAACTGAAGCCACTTCTACGGATATATTCCTCGCAAGACTGCAGATGATATCGATGAAGACCTAAAACTCACCTCCTCTCCTACTTTGATAGGACTTCCTCCCCATCCAGGTAATAAGACTCTATCTCCAACTTGAACACTGACTGGGCTTACAACACCTTCTTTGTTTGGTGCACCTGGACCAACAGCTATTACTGTTGCTTCTGGTAATGGTGAtgaagtagatgaagaaggaaggaaAAGACCAGTAGCGGTTTTCTAcatcaagaaaaagaagtcaaaattaatttatgaACTTTTGTAATTCACTCAAgttttaattctttcacTCACAGTTTCAGCTTTGAATCGTTGAACCAAGACTCGGTCAAGAAGGGGTTGAAGTGATCTGATAGATTTAAAGGTGGCGGACTAGGTCAAGTCATATTAGTCAGCTAGAGATCAATAGCTGGCCCCACGTTCGTTGAGAAATACTGACCATTTTGACGTATCTCAGGCTATCGAATTATATGGATCGAAGTATGCTATTTcataaaaagaaaaatcaacttttctATATTATTACTTTAACGGTGATCATTTTGTTAGGTTTTCTAGATATTTCTGTTTGGTGATAAAAGTATAAATTTCCCACGGTTGTAAAGTAAAACCGATTATTTCCTTTAACCGATCTTTCTAGTAAAACCATCCCCCGGCATTTCTTATTAACTtatttttctctttttttaaaagaattgaatatcTTTCAACTTATCAATAATTCCTTGCCaccttttaaaaaaatcatcgAGAAAATCACATAAAGATGAACTTCCTTCGTTCCCGATCTGCTCTTCCTCGACCTGCTAAATTACTTCAATCTACTACCTCTACAATTTCAAAGAGAGGTTACGCATCGAAAGATGTAATTTTTGGAAATGATGCTAGACAAGGAATGTTAAGAGGTGTTGATATTCTTGCTAAAGCCGTTAGTGCAACTCTTGGACCAAAGGGAAGAACAGTAATTATTGGTGAGTTACCTTTTCCCTCATTTgttaaatttcaaaaactTAATTTAGCTAATATATCGATCGATCAAAAGGCCAAAGTTTCGGTGGACCTAAAATCACTAAAGATGGTGTTTCCGTAGCTAAAGCTATCACCCTTAAAGACCCAGTAGAAAACCTTGGTGCTCGGTAAGTTCATACATCAGGATAATTCGATCTAGCTGACAGCGATGATAACATAGTCTCGTACAAGATGTTGCTTCCAAGACTAACGACACCGCTGGAGACGGTACCACTACCGCTACTGTCCTTGCCCGAGCTATCTACTCTGAAGGTGTGAAGAACGTTGCTGCTGGCTGCAACCCTATGGACCTTAGACGAGGTGCTCAAAAAGCTGTTGACAAAGTTCTTGAAGTTCTCGAGTCAAACAAGCGAGTGATCACCACAAGTGAAGAGATTGCTCAAGTAAGTCAAGGAATTACTCTTGTCACGGTAGCTGCGATGATGCTGATGGAAGGCTCCCCACGCAGGTTGCTACCATCTCCGCTAACGGAGACACTCACATTGGTGCCATCATCGCCCAAGCTATGGAGAAAGttggtaaagaaggagtGATTACTGTCAAGGAGGGACGAActattgaagatgagattgagatCACCGAGGGTATGAGATTCGACCGAGGGTTCCTCTCACCATATCTTATTACCGATGCCAAGAACCAACGAGTAGAATTGGAGAAACCTTTCATTTTACTGTCTGAAAAGAAGATCTCCGCTTTACAAGATATCCTTCCTTCCCTTGAAATTGCTGCTCAAACCAGACGACCACTATTGATCATtgctgaagatgttgatggaGAGGCCTTAGCAGCTATCATTCTTAACAAACTCAGAGGTCAACTTTCCGTAGCTGCCGTCAAAGCTCCAGGTTTCGGTGATAACAGAAAATCCATCCTTGGAGATATCGCCATCCTTACAGGTGGTACCGTTTTCACggatgaattagatgttAAACTTGATAAAGCTACCCCTGATCTTTTCGGTTCAACCGGTTCCGTCACCATTACCAAAGAAGACACTATCATCTTGAACGGTGAAGGTGACAAAGCTAACATACAAGCTAGATGTGAACAAATCAGAGGTGTCATTAACGATGTTACCACATCCGATTATGACAGAACTAAATTACAAGAACGATTAGCTAAACTTGGTGGTGGTGTTGCCGTTATCAAAGTTGGTGGAACTTCTGAAGTTGAAGTGGgagagaagaaggacaGATATGACGATGCTCTCAATGCTACTCGAGCCGCCGTCGAAGAAGGTATTGTACCAGGTGGAGGAACTGCTCTTTTGGTAAGTGACCCATATGAATTACATATTGTTTATATGACATCCCCACTGACGAGaatcattcaatcat from Kwoniella pini CBS 10737 chromosome 4, complete sequence carries:
- a CDS encoding heat shock protein 60: MNFLRSRSALPRPAKLLQSTTSTISKRGYASKDVIFGNDARQGMLRGVDILAKAVSATLGPKGRTVIIGQSFGGPKITKDGVSVAKAITLKDPVENLGARLVQDVASKTNDTAGDGTTTATVLARAIYSEGVKNVAAGCNPMDLRRGAQKAVDKVLEVLESNKRVITTSEEIAQVATISANGDTHIGAIIAQAMEKVGKEGVITVKEGRTIEDEIEITEGMRFDRGFLSPYLITDAKNQRVELEKPFILLSEKKISALQDILPSLEIAAQTRRPLLIIAEDVDGEALAAIILNKLRGQLSVAAVKAPGFGDNRKSILGDIAILTGGTVFTDELDVKLDKATPDLFGSTGSVTITKEDTIILNGEGDKANIQARCEQIRGVINDVTTSDYDRTKLQERLAKLGGGVAVIKVGGTSEVEVGEKKDRYDDALNATRAAVEEGIVPGGGTALLKASIQLDQLNVDNFDQKLGVSMIKQAIRRPARTIVENAGEEGSVVVGKLLSEEFSSQDKFNWGYDSATSQYRDMIAAGILDPLKVVRTALVDASGVASLLTTSEACVVDAEEKTPPPGMGMGGMGGMGGMPGMM